The Thermodesulfobacteriota bacterium nucleotide sequence GATATTTTGAAAAACCTCGAATCCGCCGAGTATAATGAATTCGGCCTTCCCTCGCTTTCGGGCGGCCGCGCGGGCGGCGGAGCCCCTTCCGCCCAGATGGAGCTTTTCTCCCGCGGGGAACGAAGGGAAGAAGACGCCGTCCTGGAGGAGATCCGGCGCACCGAGCCGGAACGACTTACCCCGGTGGACGCTCTCCTGCGGGTCGCGGCATGGAAGGAGAAGTTGGGGAAGAGAACGTCTTGACCTGCCCGCGGCGATACATCGGCGGGGCCTTGCTGGCCGCCGCCGTCCTGCTCGCGGCGGTCGTGTCTCCCCGGGAGGCGCGAAGCGCCGTTGCCCCGCCCGCCGTCCCCGTCCTTTCGGAAATCCACGCCTGGACCAACGAGATCTACACCCGGGTCGCGATCTACACGGGGGAAGAGGTTTCCTGGCAGGCCGACACCGTCAAGGCCGACCCCGCGCGGGGGCTCCCGCCGCGGATCTTCATCGACATCCGGGGGGCGCGGATCAAGACGGAGATGCTCCACAACCCCGTGGGGGTCAACAACGGTCTGCTCCGGCAGGTGCGGGCGGGCCGGTACAGCCGGGACGTCGTCCGCGTGGTGATCGACCTCGAGCGCGCGAACACGTTC carries:
- a CDS encoding AMIN domain-containing protein, which gives rise to MTCPRRYIGGALLAAAVLLAAVVSPREARSAVAPPAVPVLSEIHAWTNEIYTRVAIYTGEEVSWQADTVKADPARGLPPRIFIDIRGARIKTEMLHNPVGVNNGLLRQVRAGRYSRDVVRVVIDLERANTFRVFALPDPYRIVIDIDGEGEIPAPREPAAPEQTAAAVPSGGPFLSAAPPPLPPPAAAAPPQEASPPVASLRRSRVRVMLD